A stretch of the Paenibacillus dendritiformis genome encodes the following:
- a CDS encoding SMI1/KNR4 family protein, translating to MNQIEQIERRFGVKYPELYKRLYDDGMLDWGEYGPNWHAAYWEKFKSDPPLLLFANDIELLEFNQIVEKMEELKDPEDYRATKPEFQFVPFAMTGGGDLYVFQFDKQCGENVPVTLVPHDSESASILAKNLQDFIFRKLLECVAEIDEYSRAAEDGDLKTNLFNMLRTHKPYLSQRQVAKIEEIYNRDLFDYKYNIPNGSELSLSGLISLVGRGLTSRNWI from the coding sequence ATGAATCAAATAGAACAAATAGAGCGGCGATTTGGTGTCAAATACCCGGAATTGTATAAAAGACTGTACGACGATGGAATGCTTGATTGGGGAGAATATGGACCCAATTGGCACGCTGCTTATTGGGAAAAATTCAAAAGCGACCCGCCACTGTTGTTATTCGCAAATGACATTGAACTTCTTGAATTTAATCAAATAGTAGAAAAGATGGAAGAGTTAAAAGACCCGGAAGATTACAGAGCGACAAAACCTGAATTTCAATTTGTTCCATTTGCGATGACTGGTGGAGGTGACTTATATGTATTCCAATTTGATAAACAGTGTGGGGAAAATGTTCCTGTTACATTGGTTCCGCACGATAGTGAAAGTGCGAGTATATTGGCCAAAAACCTGCAAGATTTTATTTTTCGGAAACTCTTAGAGTGTGTTGCTGAAATTGATGAGTATTCACGCGCAGCGGAAGACGGCGATTTGAAAACGAATTTATTTAATATGCTGAGAACTCATAAACCGTATTTAAGCCAGCGCCAAGTCGCCAAAATAGAAGAAATATACAATCGGGACTTGTTTGACTATAAATACAACATTCCGAATGGCAGCGAATTATCTTTATCGGGGCTGATTTCGTTAGTTGGAAGAGGCCTTACATCAAGAAATTGGATTTGA
- a CDS encoding NUDIX domain-containing protein codes for METSLPRIGVGAVIMNEANEILLVLRGRQPEKDKWSIPGGKVDLYETLEDATVREVMEEVGLHIQVKRLLCTAETIDPGRGEHWISVIFETRVISGEASNREQGGALRAVRWFPLSELPDNLASFTWPAIQALRSPGAAAYSGRNE; via the coding sequence ATGGAAACATCCTTACCGAGAATCGGCGTCGGCGCCGTCATTATGAATGAAGCGAACGAGATTCTGCTTGTGCTGCGGGGACGCCAGCCGGAGAAGGACAAATGGAGCATTCCCGGAGGCAAGGTTGACTTATACGAGACGCTGGAGGATGCGACCGTCCGCGAGGTCATGGAAGAGGTCGGGCTTCACATCCAAGTAAAGCGGCTGCTCTGCACCGCCGAGACGATCGATCCCGGGCGGGGCGAGCATTGGATCTCGGTCATCTTCGAGACCCGCGTCATCTCGGGCGAAGCCAGCAACCGCGAACAAGGCGGAGCGCTGCGGGCTGTGCGCTGGTTCCCGTTATCGGAGCTGCCGGATAATCTGGCCTCCTTCACCTGGCCCGCGATTCAAGCTCTGCGCAGCCCCGGCGCTGCCGCATATTCCGGCCGGAACGAATGA
- the htpG gene encoding molecular chaperone HtpG yields MAKKQFKAESKRLLEMMINSIYTQKEIFLRELISNASDAIDKIYYKALTDDQLVFDKDSYYIRITPDKENRTLTISDTGIGMTKEELENNLGVIAKSGSFAFKNENELKDGHNIIGQFGVGFYSAFMVADVVTVISKPLGGEEAYKWESKGADGYTIEPCEKDSVGTDVLLKIKQNTEDDRYDDYLDDYRLKSIIKKYSDFIRYPIKMDVKGHRPKEGAENEFEEYTEEQTVNSMVPIWRKNKNELTAEDYENFYAEKRYGFDKPITHVHIKADGAVVYNAILFIPEKTPFDYYTKEYEKGLELYSNGVLIMDKCADLLPDYFSFVKGMVDSEDLSLNISREMLQHDRQLSLIAKNIKSKIKSELQRLMKEEREKYEQFYESFGRQLKYGVYSDYGMNKEVLQDLLLFHSSKEKKLVSLDEYISRMPEDQKYIYYASGESIDRIEKLPQTELVADKGYEILYFTDDIDEFAIKMIMSYKEKEFKSVSSGDLGIDADESEKDSAAEDKDNQELFDAMKEILKDKVKNVKASKRLKSHPVCLSSEGELSIEMEKILKAMPNGQDVQADKVLEINVNHDVFESLKDALANDREKLSLYTNLLYNQALLIEGLPIGDPVQFTNDICKVMV; encoded by the coding sequence ATGGCGAAAAAACAATTTAAAGCAGAGTCGAAACGACTGCTCGAGATGATGATCAACTCCATTTACACCCAGAAGGAAATCTTTTTACGAGAATTGATCTCCAACGCCAGCGACGCGATCGATAAAATCTACTATAAAGCGCTGACCGACGATCAGCTCGTCTTCGACAAGGACAGCTACTACATCCGAATCACCCCGGACAAGGAAAACCGGACGCTTACCATCTCCGACACCGGGATCGGCATGACGAAGGAAGAACTGGAGAACAATCTGGGCGTCATCGCCAAGAGCGGATCGTTTGCCTTCAAGAACGAGAACGAGCTTAAGGACGGACATAATATTATCGGGCAATTCGGGGTCGGCTTCTATTCCGCATTCATGGTGGCGGATGTCGTGACCGTCATCAGCAAGCCGCTGGGCGGCGAGGAAGCGTACAAATGGGAGTCGAAGGGCGCCGACGGATATACGATCGAGCCGTGCGAGAAGGATTCGGTAGGAACGGACGTTCTTTTGAAAATTAAACAAAATACCGAGGATGATCGCTACGATGACTACCTGGACGACTACCGCTTGAAATCGATCATCAAAAAATATTCCGACTTCATCCGCTATCCGATTAAGATGGATGTGAAGGGGCACCGGCCGAAGGAAGGCGCCGAGAATGAATTCGAGGAATATACGGAAGAGCAGACCGTCAACAGCATGGTTCCGATCTGGCGCAAAAATAAAAATGAGCTGACTGCGGAAGATTACGAGAATTTCTACGCCGAGAAGCGGTACGGCTTCGACAAGCCGATCACGCATGTCCATATCAAGGCGGACGGCGCGGTCGTCTACAATGCGATTCTCTTTATCCCGGAGAAGACGCCGTTCGACTATTATACGAAGGAATACGAGAAAGGGCTGGAGCTGTACTCCAACGGCGTCCTCATCATGGACAAATGCGCCGATCTCCTGCCGGATTATTTCAGCTTCGTCAAAGGGATGGTCGACTCCGAGGATCTGTCGCTTAATATTTCCCGCGAAATGCTCCAGCATGATCGCCAGCTCAGCCTGATCGCCAAAAATATCAAGAGCAAGATCAAGAGCGAGCTGCAGCGCCTGATGAAGGAAGAGCGGGAGAAATACGAGCAATTCTATGAATCGTTCGGGCGTCAACTGAAATACGGCGTCTACAGCGATTACGGCATGAACAAGGAAGTGCTGCAGGATCTGCTCCTGTTCCACTCCTCGAAGGAGAAAAAGCTCGTCAGTCTCGATGAGTACATCTCCCGCATGCCGGAAGATCAGAAGTACATCTACTATGCTTCCGGCGAATCGATCGACCGGATCGAGAAGCTGCCGCAGACGGAGCTTGTCGCTGACAAGGGCTATGAGATCCTGTACTTCACCGATGATATCGATGAGTTCGCGATCAAGATGATCATGAGCTACAAGGAGAAGGAGTTCAAATCGGTCTCCAGCGGCGATCTCGGCATCGACGCGGATGAGAGCGAGAAAGATTCCGCGGCGGAGGATAAAGATAATCAAGAGCTGTTCGATGCGATGAAAGAAATTTTGAAGGACAAAGTGAAGAACGTGAAGGCATCCAAGCGGCTGAAGTCCCATCCGGTCTGCCTCTCCAGCGAAGGCGAATTGTCTATCGAGATGGAGAAAATTTTGAAGGCGATGCCGAACGGCCAGGATGTCCAGGCGGACAAGGTGCTGGAGATCAACGTCAACCATGACGTGTTCGAATCGCTGAAGGACGCGCTCGCGAACGACCGCGAGAAGCTGAGCCTGTACACGAACCTGCTGTACAATCAGGCGCTGCTGATCGAAGGGCTGCCGATTGGCGACCCGGTGCAATTCACGAACGACATTTGCAAAGTGATGGTATAG
- the putP gene encoding sodium/proline symporter PutP: MSENTLKMIAIVIYMGTMLGIGWYAFRKTTNLTDYMLGGRSLGPAVTALSAGAADMSGWLLMGLPGGIFLTGLSNAWIAIGLSVGAYLNWLFVAPRLRTYTEVSGNSITIPSFLENRFRDSTKLLRIASSIVILIFFTFYVSSGMVAGAVFFENSFSLPYIAGLLLVSGVVVAYTLFGGFLAVSWTDFVQGLIMLLALILVPLLAMSETGGFANTVDTIRSIDPSLLDLLTGTTALGIISAVAWGLGYVGQPHIIVRFMAIRSVQETKTARRIGMGWMVASLLGASFTALVGLAFFTQTKYTLSNPEAVFIQLGQILFHPFIAGIVLAAVLAAIMSTVSSQLIVTSSALTEDLYKLLLRKNASDKELVFFGRMAVLTVSVVACLLALGGENKTILSLVAYAWAGFGASFGPVIVLSLYWRKMTNWGAIAGMLAGAATVIIWKNIDLQITKDIYEIIPGFIVNLIVSIVVSLLTYQRDEAIEKEFDTSLKLLHTNVEEA; the protein is encoded by the coding sequence ATGTCAGAAAACACCCTGAAAATGATTGCCATTGTGATATATATGGGAACTATGCTGGGTATAGGGTGGTATGCTTTCCGCAAAACGACAAACTTGACGGACTATATGTTAGGGGGACGCTCCTTAGGGCCTGCTGTAACCGCTTTAAGTGCTGGCGCTGCCGATATGAGCGGATGGCTGTTAATGGGGCTTCCGGGAGGGATTTTCCTGACGGGACTGTCAAATGCCTGGATTGCCATTGGCTTATCGGTTGGCGCCTATCTTAACTGGCTGTTTGTTGCCCCACGTTTGCGGACATACACGGAAGTTTCCGGGAATTCCATCACCATTCCGTCGTTTTTGGAAAATCGATTTAGGGACAGCACCAAACTTCTGCGGATCGCTTCCTCCATTGTTATCCTTATTTTCTTTACATTCTATGTTTCTTCAGGAATGGTGGCAGGAGCCGTCTTTTTTGAAAACTCCTTCTCCCTTCCTTACATTGCGGGGCTGCTCCTCGTTTCCGGAGTGGTTGTCGCCTATACATTGTTTGGGGGCTTTCTTGCGGTCAGTTGGACGGACTTTGTCCAAGGGCTTATCATGCTGCTTGCCCTTATCCTTGTACCGTTGTTAGCGATGAGCGAGACGGGCGGGTTTGCCAACACAGTTGATACAATCAGATCCATAGATCCTTCCCTCCTGGATTTATTGACCGGCACTACTGCGCTCGGCATCATCTCCGCAGTTGCCTGGGGACTTGGCTATGTTGGACAACCACATATTATCGTCCGCTTTATGGCCATCCGCTCTGTACAGGAGACCAAAACTGCGCGACGTATCGGTATGGGCTGGATGGTTGCCTCATTACTTGGCGCTTCATTCACAGCATTGGTCGGTCTAGCATTTTTTACCCAAACAAAGTATACATTGTCTAATCCAGAAGCCGTCTTCATTCAACTTGGACAAATTTTATTCCATCCGTTTATTGCCGGAATTGTTCTTGCTGCAGTATTGGCTGCAATCATGAGCACGGTTTCTTCTCAGCTCATTGTAACCTCTAGTGCATTGACAGAAGATTTATATAAGCTGCTTCTGCGTAAAAATGCCTCGGATAAAGAACTTGTGTTCTTTGGGAGAATGGCTGTTCTAACGGTTTCGGTTGTCGCCTGCCTGCTCGCGTTGGGCGGTGAAAATAAAACCATTTTAAGTCTCGTCGCTTATGCCTGGGCCGGTTTTGGCGCTTCCTTTGGCCCCGTTATCGTGTTAAGCCTGTATTGGAGAAAAATGACCAATTGGGGAGCCATTGCCGGAATGTTAGCAGGTGCAGCAACAGTAATTATTTGGAAAAATATTGATTTGCAAATCACTAAAGATATATACGAAATCATTCCCGGATTTATCGTCAACCTTATCGTCAGTATTGTCGTAAGCCTGTTGACCTATCAACGGGACGAAGCTATCGAAAAAGAGTTTGATACCAGCTTGAAACTGTTGCATACAAATGTAGAAGAAGCATAA
- a CDS encoding phage holin family protein, whose product MDVFVKFFIPLLSGGFITLFGNYHFLLKILIFFVIVDYASGLLASGIKGELRSNKGLIGISKKIFMFFMIAAAHHIDLIFGQDHYFQNTVTYFYIANELISIIENGIKIGVPIPAIFHEMIQKLKELSDETRNKK is encoded by the coding sequence ATGGACGTATTCGTCAAATTCTTTATCCCGCTTTTAAGCGGCGGTTTTATTACTTTATTTGGTAATTATCATTTTTTACTGAAAATACTCATCTTCTTTGTGATTGTGGATTATGCGTCAGGATTATTGGCATCGGGAATAAAAGGGGAGCTTCGTAGTAACAAAGGCCTCATTGGAATATCCAAAAAAATCTTTATGTTTTTCATGATCGCAGCAGCTCATCATATAGACTTAATTTTTGGTCAGGATCACTATTTTCAGAATACCGTCACGTATTTTTATATTGCGAACGAGCTTATTAGCATTATTGAAAATGGAATTAAAATAGGTGTTCCGATACCCGCTATTTTTCATGAAATGATTCAAAAACTCAAAGAATTAAGTGATGAAACAAGGAATAAAAAATAG